One window from the genome of Pyrus communis chromosome 16, drPyrComm1.1, whole genome shotgun sequence encodes:
- the LOC137720803 gene encoding uncharacterized protein At4g37920 has product MSNFMGLEFSASITKPSTFFFDAINVFPLTENLSPATLPIPSMSSASPFPPPKHRLQSKHRRKAGVTQSISTTRTQASNIASAQVAEQVDVEVAEGYTMTQFCDKVIDIFMNEKPRTKDWRKFLVFREDWKKYRENFYNRCRTRADTEVDPTMKEKFTSLGRKVKKIDDEMERHNELLNEIQDNPTDVNAIVARRRKDFTEEFFRHLNLLSEIYDSLEDRDAMARLGARCLSAVSAYDNTLEYVETLDTAQAKFDDILNSPSMDVACEKIKSLAKAKELDSSLVLLINSAWASAKESTTMKNEVKDVMYHLYKATKSSLRSIAPKEIKLLKHLLNITDPEERFSALATAFSPGDGPEAKDPKAVYTTPKELHKWIKIMLDAYHLNAEETDIREAKQMTQPVVIQRLFILKETIEQEYLERSTEEESQAEGAKPEEF; this is encoded by the exons ATGAGCAATTTCATGGGATTGGAGTTCTCAGCCTCCATAACCAAACCTTCCACCTTCTTCTTCGACGCCATTAATGTCTTCCCACTCACTGAAAATCTCTCCCCAGCAACCCTTCCAATCCCTTCCATGTCCTCTGCCTCTCCTTTCCCTCCTCCCAAACACCGCCTTCAGTCCAAGCACAGAAGAAAGGCAGGAGTAACTCAATCAATCTCCACTACCC GTACTCAAGCAAGTAACATAGCCAGTGCCCAAGTGGCAGAGCAAGTAGATGTTGAAGTTGCTGAGGGTTACACCATGACTCAATTTTGTGATAAGGTTATTGATATCTTCATGAATGAGAAACCCAGGACAAAGGATTGGAGGAAGTTTTTGGTGTTTAGGGAGGACTGGAAGAAGTATAGGGAAAATTTTTACAACCGGTGTAGGACGCGAGCAGATACGGAGGTTGATCCAACAATGAAGGAAAAGTTTACTTCTTTGGGAAGAAAGGTGAAGAAG ATTGATGATGAAATGGAAAGGCACAATGAACTTCTCAATGAGATACAAGACAATCCAACTGACGTTAATGCAATAGTTGCACGGAGACGTAAAGACTTCACAGAGGAATTCTTTCGCCACCTTAACCTACTTTCGGAAATTTATGATAGTTTGGAGGATCGTGATG CGATGGCCCGGCTGGGGGCTAGGTGTTTATCTGCTGTCAGTGCTTATGATAACACACTGGAATACGTGGAGACATTAGATACTGCACAGGCCAAATTTGATGACATCCTAAATTCTCCTTCCATGGATGTAGCATGTGAGAAGATTAAAAGCCTTGCCAAGGCTAAGGAGCTTGATTCTTCATTAGTATTGTTGATAAACAGTGCTTGGGCTTCAGCAAAGGAGTCCACAACTATGAAAAACGAG gtcaaAGACGTAATGTATCATTTGTACAAAGCCACAAAAAGCAGCCTTCGGAGCATTGCACCAAAAGAAATAAAGCTACTCAAGCATTTGCTGAACATCACAGATCCCGAAGAGCGATTCTCAGCATTGGCAACAGCTTTCTCCCCTGGAGATGGACCTGAAGCCAAGGACCCCAAAGCTGTATACAC TACTCCGAAGGAGCTTCACAAGTGGATTAAGATCATGCTTGATGCGTATCATCTAAATGCAGAAGAAACCGACATTAGAGAAGCCAAGCAGATGACTCAACCTGTGGTTATACAAAGGCTCTTCATCCTCAAGGAAACTATCGAACAGGAATATTTGGAACGAAGCACGGAGGAGGAGTCTCAAGCAGAAGGTGCTAAACCAGAGGAGTTCTAA
- the LOC137719975 gene encoding ABC transporter G family member STR2-like, translating into MAPSVDRRRDTVIDIGKPSSFTGGLEFSTLTYTVKKKTKDEEGKWMTQEVDLLHKITGFAPKGSITAVMGPSGAGKSTFLDGLAGRIASGSLKGKVSLDGKEMSPSLIKRTSAYIMQEDRLFPALTVYETLMFAADLRLGPVSTADKKQRVEKLIQQLGLTSARNTFIGDEGTRGVSGGERRRVSIGVDIIHGPSILFLDEPTSGLDSTSAHSVIEKVHHIARSGSTVILTIHQPSSRIQLLLDHLIILARGQLMYQGSPKDVATHLGRMGRKVHKEESPIEYLIDVIQQYDQSEVGVEALAEFARTGMKPPLLVDVDVSLSTAMPTPTPPRHGGRGGEDLEDKGRSGKRLHLQTSAHAVNDFDHSVRSPYGNNNSRSWTPSHSGVMQKLQMFTPSRQRAGQKMQSPLSLSASPGYNYSSEILPSTPTPRSSDYTVDENDYRTPDLGPNTKSYHHLGPKFANSFFPETWILMRRNFINIRRTPELFLSRLVVLTFMGFLMATMFIHPPDTSQGITNRLSFFIFTVCLFFFSSNDAVPAFIQERFIFVRETAHNTYRASSYTIAGLVTYLPFLALQASVYAGIVWFALGLRGPFIYFLVVLYVSLLSTNSFVVFVSSVVPNYILGYAAVIAFTALFFLFCGYFLNSHDIPDYWVWMNKVSTMTYPYEGLIMNQYQTDDTFGKNPDGTNITGFDILDGLRIDYGGQHTLSEVKKWEKVYIMLGMTVLYRVLFYIVIRFASKNQRT; encoded by the exons ATGGCTCCTAGTGTTGATCGTCGGCGTGATACAGTGATTGACATAGGGAAGCCGTCGAGCTTCACAGGGGGACTTGAGTTTTCCACCCTCACGTACACggtgaaaaagaaaaccaaggATGAGGAGGGAAAATGGATGACGCAAGAAGTGGACTTGTTGCACAAGATCACGGGATTTGCTCCGAAAGGGTCTATCACGGCTGTGATGGGTCCTAGTGGCGCCGGGAAGTCTACGTTCTTGGATGGACTAGCCGGGAGGATAGCGAGTGGGAGTCTTAAGGGAAAAGTGTCCTTGGATGGCAAGGAAATGAGTCCAAGCTTGATTAAAAGGACTTCAGCTTATATTATGCAGGAGGATAGGCTTTTTCCAGCTCTTACAGTTTATGAGACTTTGATGTTTGCTGCTGATTTGAGGTTGGGACCGGTTTCAACTGCAGATAAGAAGCAGCGAGTCGAAAAGTTGATTCAGCAGCTTGGATTAACT TCTGCTAGAAACACCTTCATAGGTGATGAGGGAACCCGAGGAGTGTCTGGTGGCGAGCGTCGGAGAGTTTCAATTGGAGTGGACATCATTCATGGACCATCGATCCTCTTCCTTGATGAACCAACTTCTGGTCTAGATTCCACCAGTGCTCACAGTGTCATCGAAAAGGTGCACCACATCGCACGCTCTGGAAGCACTGTAATCCTCACGATTCACCAACCCTCGTCCAGAATTCAATTGCTTCTTGACCATCTGATCATCCTTGCTCGAGGGCAGCTCATGTACCAAGGATCACCAAAAGATGTTGCTACCCACCTTGGTCGAATGGGGCGCAAAGTGCATAAGGAAGAGAGCCCCATCGAGTACCTCATTGATGTGATTCAGCAATATGATCAGTCTGAAGTCGGGGTTGAGGCACTAGCCGAATTTGCACGTACTGGAATGAAACCCCCGCTGTTAGTTGATGTGGACGTGTCACTTTCGACTGCTATGCCAACACCAACACCGCCACGCCATGGCGGACGTGGAGGTGAAGACCTCGAGGACAAGGGAAGGTCTGGAAAGCGCCTGCACTTACAAACTAGTGCACATGCAGTCAATGATTTTGATCACAGTGTGAGAAGTCCTTACGGTAATAATAATTCAAGGTCATGGACTCCAAGCCATAGTGGAGTTATGCAGAAACTGCAGATGTTTACCCCTTCAAGGCAACGAGCAGGTCAAAAGATGCAAAGCCCCTTGAGTCTGAG TGCATCCCCGGGCTACAACTATTCGAGTGAGATTCTTCCAAGCACACCAACACCCCGTAGCAGTGACTACACAGTGGACGAAAATGACTATCGGACCCCAGATCTTGGTCCAAACACCAAGTCATACCACCATCTTGGTCCCAAATTCGCCAACTCATTCTTCCCGGAGACTTGGATTCTCATGAGGCGTAACTTCATCAACATCAGGCGGACGCCCGAGCTCTTCCTCTCAAGACTAGTAGTCCTCACATTCATGGGCTTCTTGATGGCCACCATGTTCATACACCCACCAGATACCAGTCAAGGCATAACCAATCGCCTCAGTTTCTTCATCTTCACTGTctgcctcttcttcttctcatcaAACGACGCTGTCCCAGCCTTCATCCAAGAGCGCTTCATCTTCGTCCGTGAGACTGCTCACAATACCTACAGAGCCTCCTCATACACAATTGCAGGCCTAGTAACATATCTCCCCTTTCTTGCGTTGCAAGCATCTGTTTACGCTGGCATTGTTTGGTTTGCCTTGGGACTTAGAGGGCCATTCATATACTTTTTAGTGGTTCTCTATGTTTCTCTCCTCTCAACCAATTCATTTGTGGTGTTTGTCAGCTCAGTTGTGCCCAATTACATCTTGGGATATGCAGCCGTCATTGCCTTCACTGCGTTGTTCTTCTTGTTCTGTGGCTACTTCTTGAATAGCCATGACATCCCTGACTACTGGGTATGGATGAACAAAGTCTCCACCATGACATATCCATATGAAGGACTTATAATGAATCAGTACCAAACTGACGATACTTTTGGAAAAAACCCTGACGGGACCAACATTACCGGTTTTGACATCTTGGACGGGCTTCGCATAGATTACGGCGGACAACACACCCTCTCTGAAGTAAAGAAATGGGAGAAGGTGTACATAATGTTGGGCATGACTGTTCTGTACAGGGTTTTGTTTTACATAGTCATTCGTTTCGCGTCCAAGAACCAGAGGACGTAG